Proteins encoded in a region of the Zea mays cultivar B73 chromosome 4, Zm-B73-REFERENCE-NAM-5.0, whole genome shotgun sequence genome:
- the LOC100384063 gene encoding Mevalonate kinase, with protein MPLANREDRTTVASGRGSADSVLFGAMDPVAGTAEHRGPVEVRARAPGKIILTGEHAVVHGSAAVAAAIDLYTNSSLLLRPAGPGEGGGAGSSAVELDLRDSGLTFSWPCSRLRGALGEEISANPGAPAPCSPDQLAAIARLLQDQDIPEAKIWLSAGLSAFLFLYTSILGCRPGKAVVSSDLPMGAGLGSSAAFCVSMSGALLTAAGAVSVGAHRGAEGWEVLEKGALELVNQWAFQGEKIIHGKPSGIDNSVSTFGKMIKFKKGELTNLESRNPVKMLITDTRVGRNTKALVAGVSERASRHPDAMASVFHAVNTISEELSSIVELVAEDEIAITSKEDKLAELMEMNQGLLQCMGVSHSSIETVLRTTLKYSLVSKLTGAGGGGCVLTLIPTLSSNIVLEKVTRELESHGYRCFKVEVGGRGLQVFRG; from the exons ATGCCACTGGCCAACCGTGAGGACAGGACAACGGTCGCCTCTGGCCGCGGATCGGCAGATTCAGTCTTATTTGGTGCCATGGATCCAGTCGCCGGTACGGCGGAGCATCGGGGACCGGTGGAagtgcgcgcccgcgcgcccggcaAGATCATCCTCACAGGCGAGCACGCCGTCGTCCACGgctccgccgccgtcgccgctgccatCGATCTCTACACCAACTCCTCCCTCCTCCTCCGCCCCGCAGGCCCAG GAGAGGGTGGCGGCGCTGGCTCCAGCGCGGTAGAGCTGGACCTCAGGGACTCGGGCCTGACCTTCTCATGGCCGTGCTCGCGCCTCCGCGGGGCGCTGGGGGAAGAGATCAGCGCCAACCCCGGGGCTCCGGCGCCGTGCTCCCCCGACCAGCTTGCCGCTATTGCCAGGCTCTTGCAGGACCAGGACATCCCTGAGGCCAAGATCTGGCTCTCCGCCGGCCTCTCCGCCTTCCTTTTCCTCTACACCTCCATTTTGGG ATGCAGGCCTGGCAAGGCAGTGGTGTCCTCGGACCTGCCCATGGGCGCAGGGCTTGGCTCATCGGCAGCATTTTGTGTCTCCATGTCGGGGGCACTATTGACGGCTGCTGGCGCAGTAAGTGTTGGAGCACACAGGGGTGCTGAGGGTTGGGAGGTGTTGGAGAAGGGTGCTCTTGAGCTGGTCAACCAATGGGCGTTCCAAGGGGAAAAGATTATTCATGGCAAGCCTTCTGGCATCGACAATTCCGTCAGCACTTTTG GGAAAATGATCAAATTCAAGAAGGGGGAACTGACAAACCTTGAGTCCAGGAACCCAGTCAAAATGCTTATTACTGATACAAGAGTTGGTAGGAACACAAAGGCACTGGTTGCTGGTGTGTCTGAAAGAGCATCTAGACATCCAGATGCTATGGCTTCTGTATTCCATGCAGTGAACACTATCAGTGAAGAGCTTTCAAGCATTGTTGAGTTAGTAGCCGAGGATGAGATAGCCATCACCTCTAAGGAGGATAAGCTAGCAGAGCTTATGGAGATGAACCAAGGTTTGCTTCAGTGTATGGGAGTCAGCCATTCTTCTATAGAAACTGTGTTGCGGACCACTCTGAAATATAGCTTGGTCTCAAAGCTAACTGGAGCTGGTGGTGGAGGCTGTGTGTTGACTCTAATACCGACGT TATCGTCCAATATTGTTCTGGAGAAAGTCACCAGGGAGCTCGAATCTCATGGTTATCGCTGCTTCAAAGTTGAGGTTGGTGGGCGAGGTCTCCAAGTATTCCGAGGATAA